A window from Malassezia japonica chromosome 1, complete sequence encodes these proteins:
- a CDS encoding uncharacterized protein (COG:J; EggNog:ENOG503NVNI): MSGWLAKKAVWPTAVPEKTFQLLIGADTLVEVKVQHGGAQEGREAVHIVTPTATGHGRALIAADVAMHVVPPCAPYTHPSQEPNDNSLNARSKRMAHVELIGGNDLSLLNVWALTYIFFTLWPDQEYFVLQTRSAPSSGAWVVPLLASGLAVPHPADTQARKTSVDADASGEVLVSRAAFWQGAGPLPAGGWVPVLDSDATYPHLAQSHRAAPSGLAVGTLHPARAPKLGLWNVQHATLPLYRRYIPEIGQTLSFRLASSLSETDVDLLHRWHATDRVNTGWRQDMPREEHRKYLAEQEASSDSIALIGEWDGEPFGYVEIYHAKENALRNYFDAGDYDRGFHALVGEEKFRGPHRVRSWMGSVIHLLFLLDPRTMRVVSEPRASNTKMVEYECMCGGHVEKLIDLPHKRAALVFIPRERFFQLCPVGPLPTV; this comes from the coding sequence ATGTCGGGTTGGCTTGCGAAGAAGGCAGTATGGCCCACGGCCGTGCCAGAAAAGACCTTTCAGCTTCTGATCGGTGCGGATACGCTGGTGGAAGTCAAGGTCCAGCATGGCGGAGCGCAAGAgggccgcgaggcggtgcacaTCGTCACGCCGACCGCAACGGGGCACGGACGTGCTCTGATCGCCGCTGATGTCGCGATGCACGTCGTGCCGCCTTGTGCGCCGTACACTCATCCTTCGCAGGAGCCGAATGATAACTCGCTCAATGCACGCAGCAAGCGCatggcgcacgtcgagctgaTAGGCGGCAACGACCTCTCTCTGCTCAATGTCTGGGCACTGACCTACATTTTTTTTACGCTGTGGCCCGACCAGGAGTACTTTGTGCTCCAAACGAGGTCGGCGCCTTCTTCGGGCGCTTGGGTCGTGCCCTTGCTGGCATCAGGGCTGGCTGTGCCGCACCCGGCAGACACACAGGCGCGCAAGACGTCTGTGGATGCTgacgcgagcggcgaggtgctggtctcgcgcgcagcatTCTGGCAGGGCGCTGGGCCGTTGCCTGCAGGAGGATGGGTGCCCGTGCTTGACTCGGACGCGACCTACCCCCATCTCGCGCAGtcgcaccgcgcggcgccgagcggcctTGCTGTCGGCACGCTTCACCCGGCCCGTGCGCCCAAACTTGGCCTGTGGAACGTGCAACACGCTACGCTACCGCTCTACCGCCGCTATATTCCCGAGATTGGTCAGACGCTTTCGTTCCGTCTGGCGAGCTCGCTCAGCGAGACGGACGTCGACCTACTGCACCGCTGGCACGCAACGGACCGCGTCAACACTGGCTGGCGCCAGGACAtgccgcgcgaggagcaccgCAAGTACCTCGCGGAGCAAGAGGCCTCGAGTGACTCGATTGCACTGATCGGTGAATGGGACGGCGAGCCATTTGGCTATGTGGAAATCTACCACGCAAAAGAAAATGCGCTGCGAAACTATTTTGACGCTGGTGACTATGACCGCGGTTTCCACGCTTTGGTCGGCGAAGAAAAGTTCCGTGGACCTCACCGTGTGAGGTCGTGGATGGGGAGCGTAATCCACCTGCTCTTCCTCCTCGATCCTCGTACGATGCGTGTAGTGAGCGAGCCACGTGCAAGCAACACCAAAATGGTCGAGTACGAGTGCATGTGCGGCGGTCATGTCGAAAAGCTCATCGATCTGCCGCACAAGCGCGCTGCACTGGTGTTTATTCCTCGCGAACGCTTCTTCCAACTGTGCCCTGTGGGACCTTTGCCGACAGTCTGA
- a CDS encoding taxifolin 8-monooxygenase (EggNog:ENOG503NVW0; COG:Q), producing MSERVYDLIGVGFGPANLALCIALHESEEAKVKNFSMCFLEKQPQFAWHPSLLLPGAQLQVSPIKDLATMRDPTSAYTFLNFLHTEGRLAQYINREEKVPSRREWSAYLAWAAQRMQSYAHYGRTVTDIQPVERDGKVVYLRVLAKNTITGETETLNARNVTTAVGGSANVPPVFQSMYKWPPSDPENVSRVVHASTFLPQMARLDKVLQRRDVDTAAPRLRLAVVGGGQSSAEMVCYLRDRFPDADLDMIVRASALVPSDDSPFVNSAAFDPSSVSTFWESTARARRAQLDEFKRTNYSVVRSDLLSQVYELVYDQEIDYRDPYMPEKGVVRVMASTALDSAESLPDGRIRISTSTTAGDSVKRSDVYDAVFLGTGFQRAASTLPFVRTLSSHFPMLSAEGVLALREREMREDAEIASAADPDVARAAARGITRDYRLVPSDPPRWRHDMSAATVHPAVLERIPQSRVGREGSRESSVASARRGDSGYNSGTPSTPCTPCTERHEVPERPTTPANVYVFGCNEYTHGLSDSLMSMVAHRAGVVSASLLSATPIANRPLKPL from the exons ATGTCTGAGCGTGTGTACGACCTCATCGGCGTTGGCTTCG GCCCTGCCAATCTGGCACTGTGCATTGCCCTGCATGAGAGCGAGGAAGCCAAGGTCAAAAATTTTTCCATGTGCTTCCTGGAAAAGCAGCCGCAATTCGCATG GCACCCCTCTCTGCTGCTTCctggcgcgcagctccaaGTGTCCCCGATCAAGGACCtggcgacgatgcgcgaccCCACGTCTGCCTACACGTTCCTCAACTTTTTGCACACCGAGGGCCGTCTTGCGCAGTACATCAACCGCGAAGAAAAGgtgccgagccgccgtGAGTGGAGCGCGTACCTGGCGTGGGCTGCGCAGCGGATGCAGTCCTATGCCCACTACGGCCGCACAGTCACCGACATTCAGCCCGTGGAGCGCGACGGAAAGGTGGTCTATTTGCGCGTCCTCGCAAAGAACACGATTACGGGCGAGACCGAGACGCTGAACGCGCGCAATGTTACGACGGCTGTCGGTGGCTCGGCCAACGTCCCCCCCGTCTTCCAGTCGATGTACAAgtggccgccgagcgacccCGAGAACGTGTCGCGCGTGGTGCACGCATCCACTTTTCTTCCTCAAATGGCGCGCCTGGACAAAGtgctccagcgccgcgatgtCGACACGGCTGCCCCCCGTCTCCGCCTTGCGGTGGTTGGTGGCGGCCAGTCGTCTGCCGAGATGGTGTGCTACCTGCGCGACCGTTTCCCCGACGCCGACCTTGACATGATtgtgcgtgcgtcggcgctgGTGCCGTCCGACGACTCGCCGTTTGTGAACAGTGCCGCATTCGACccctcgagcgtgtcgacgtTCTGGGAGAgcaccgcacgcgcgcgccgcgcgcagctcgacgagttTAAGCGCACCAACTActcggtcgtgcgcagcgacctGCTTTCGCAAGTGTATGAGCTGGTCTATGACCAGGAAATCGACTACCGGGACCCCTACATGCCTGAAAAAGGCGTTGTCCGTGTCAtggcgagcacggcgctggACAGTGCTGAGTCGCTCCCCGACGGCCGCATTCGCATTTCTACGTCGACCACCGCCGGCGACTCTGTCAAGCGCTCGGACGTGTACGACGCTGTTTTTCTTGGCACGGGCTTTCAACGGGCTGCTAGTACGCTCCCTTTTGTTCGTACGCTTTCTTCTCATTTCCCTATGCTTTCTGCTGAGGGTGTGCTTGCCCTTCGCGAGCGTGAGATGCGCGAAGACGCCGAGATtgccagcgccgccgatccCGACGTggctcgcgcggccgcacgcggtATCACGCGCGACTACCGCCTTGTCCCCTCGGACCCTCCGCGCTGGCGTCACGACATGTCGGCTGCGACCGTGCACCCCGctgtcctcgagcgcatccccCAGAGCCGTGTCGGGCGCGAGGGCAGCCGCGAGagcagcgtcgcgtccgcacgccgcggcgactcGGGCTACAACTCTGGCAcgcccagcacgccgtgcacgccgtgcaCGGAGCGTCACGAGGTGCCCGAGCGCCCCACGACGCCCGCCAACGTCTATGTGTTTGGCTGCAACGAATACACGCACGGCCTTTCGGACAGCCTCATGTCGAtggtcgcgcaccgcgccggcgtggtTAGCGCCTCGCTGCTGTCGGCCACCCCGATCGCAAACCGGCCGCTGAAGCCCCTCTAA